A window from Mytilus galloprovincialis chromosome 8, xbMytGall1.hap1.1, whole genome shotgun sequence encodes these proteins:
- the LOC143085390 gene encoding ecdysone oxidase-like — MAGLKFLISECILLVLVIFCRNTYQTQSDTITCDFVIIGAGTASLTLGSLLADVPYWKVCILERGPMESGMVGWYTNSYKFTTPHDPMWITSPVLKTIENNENTNRDGRNIYIPRFRGRGGTSRVYGAINRRASPAVLDLWPDGWKHDNLTHYYKKIEDHYCYYDSKDVTGISEEDCKKWHGKGGAMQVNTQIEEAFQKFAREMKYLCQKTSMPWGGYAHDYNGHLEDRRSCSVFQQFKMRTEKVGKDNFVPTPEARNNRASQTARGSSFSGYYERKQNRDNLKVFTSTTVTKVLFQNSKAIGVLCLNEDSEKILTFYAQKEVIVGGGSFDTPHLLQVSGIGPKKLLKKIKVDIVADNQHVGQHLWDHISVPYILKLSPDSDDLCCTGPDSKIPTVNIDGKIYDTRTLSSINGSFSWILHLRSNLTRPLQNMSDIQIYAIGNCKRFDETGSLCTAPTAGHLDLKEYGFSEDDTVDSEDLKEGIIRIIDQWPEFRGSINAITANIFDKPKLDYGWTYTEDGIPTKEFEQVSKLFKDQIRMLREMFFGDDVREELRSLIVDEVAPGKEIDTDEELDAWMRGMFVSALHPVGTCKMPECADEFLQVRGVSKLRVCDASAFATQTDGNPAATLYAMGEKLADMLKFQYLKYVKVAIRQDLSIQVESTKLDDPDIGTVQSYTNCTDTKVLSEWISTGKSTSAIIYRWSLVCNDNSNVRDIADKVIEATLNLNVDYNSCTTEGFPKFNRVKTHLIDEESEPNHKESSYVFIVWCRAFENVNPNDLWKSIGYYNGDNGNNPGSKKCFKLNCEEEICSILKYMNNDTRELIFSEPELNLPLKNYVSTKKIVSKNYGKSSFYVRTGSFKSNPGIDWYDGLAGYLLEDVYSADGTRRSRQYPPLNSLSGWWTEKTDGLLYYESKGLKSSLHLAAFGLDGTLITKKSGNDFPIDENDWELRFPEITERLFKNRIEGINNVIMSNQKGIGLGLQNKEEWMTKIENIISKIGVPMYALAATKDNKYRKPNVGMWEYYRCSLNQFSSIEKFDAVYVGDANGQEGNPDSDKMFAQNVGIKFNNPEEYFRPSYKKYHDDL; from the exons ATGGCTGGTTTGAAGTTCTTGATATCTGAATGTATTCTACTAGTACTAGTTATTTTTTGCAG AAACACATATCAGACTCAATCAGACACCATTACTTGTGATTTTGTTATAATAGGGGCCGGAACAGCCAGCTTAACTCTGGGCAGTTTATTAGCAGATGTCCCATACTGGAAAGTTTGCATTTTAGAACGTGGCCCTATGGAATCGGGAATGGTTGGGTGGTATACCAACAGTTACAAGTTTACTACTCCTCATGATCCGATGTGGATAACTTCTCCTGTTCTAAAGacaatagaaaataatgaaaatacaaacaGAGACGGACGAAATATATATATCCCAAGATTTCGTGGTCGTGGTGGAACATCTCGCGTTTATGGTGCAATAAATAGAAGAGCTAGTCCTGCTGTTCTTGATTTGTGGCCAGATGGATGGAAACATGACAATTTGACCCACTATTATAAGAAGATCGAGGATCATTATTGTTATTATGACTCAAAAGATGTTACTGGGATATCAGAAGAAGATTGCAAGAAATGGCATGGTAAAGGAGGTGCAATGCAAGTAAATACACAGATTGAGGAGGCATTCCAGAAATTTGCAAGGGAAATGAAATATCTTTGCCAAAAGACCAGCATGCCATGGGGTGGTTATGCTCATGACTACAACGGTCATTTGGAAGATAGAAGAAGCTGTAGCGTTTTTCAACAATTCAAAATGAGGACGGAAAAAGTTGGAAAAGACAATTTTGTTCCTACACCGGAGGCGCGAAATAACCGAGCTTCACAGACGGCTCGAGGTAGCAGTTTTTCAGGTTATTATGAACGAAAACAGAACCGAGATAACCTTAAAGTCTTTACATCTACAACTGTAACGAAAGttttgtttcaaaattcaaaggCAATAGGGGTCCTATGTTTGAATGAAGATAGTGagaaaattttaacattttacgCCCAGAAAGAGGTTATTGTTGGGGGAGGGTCTTTTGATACCCCTCATTTGCTTCAGGTTAGTGGTATTGGTCCCAAAAAACTTTTGAAGAAGATTAAAGTTGATATAGTCGCTGACAATCAACACGTTGGACAGCATTTATGGGATCATATCTCCGTTCCATATATACTCAAGCTCTCACCTGATTCAGATGATTTATGTTGCACTGGTCCAGACAGTAAAATACCAACAGTTAATATtgatggtaaaatttatgataCAAGAACATTATCCAGTATTAATGGTTCTTTTTCATGGATTTTGCATTTAAGATCAAATTTAACTCGGCCGCTGCAAAATATGTCTGACATTCAGATATATGCGATAGGAAATTGCAAACGGTTTGACGAAACAGGATCATTATGTACCGCTCCAACAGCTGGTCACCTCGATTTAAAGGAATATGGTTTCTCTGAAGATGATACCGTAGATTCAGAAGATTTAAAAGAAGGAATAATTCGTATTATCGATCAGTGGCCAGAATTTCGAGGCTCTATTAATGCTATAACAGCCAACATTTTCGACAAACCAAAATTGGATTATGGATGGACATACACTGAAGATGGTATACCTACAAAAGAGTTCGAACAAGTGTCCAAACTATTCAAAGACCAAATTAGAATGTTACGAGAAATGTTTTTTGGTGATGATGTTCGAGAAGAGCTACGTTCTTTAATTGTTGATGAAGTTGCACCAGGTAAAGAAATTGATACGGATGAAGAACTTGATGCGTGGATGAGGGGAATGTTTGTTTCAGCATTGCATCCAGTAGGTACATGTAAAATGCCTGAATGTGCAGATGAATTTTTACAAGTGAGGGGAGTGTCTAAGTTGAGAGTATGTGATGCTTCAGCGTTCGCCACACAAACCGATGGAAACCCTGCTGCAACCCTCTATGCAATGGGAGAAAAACTTGCGGATATGCTCAAATTTCAGTATTTAAAGTACGTTAAAGTTGCCATACGTCAAGACTTATCAATTCAAGTTGAATCGACTAAACTGGATGACCCGGATATTGGTACTGTCCAATCATACACGAACTGTACAGACACTAAAGTCTTGAGCGAATGGATATCAACGGGAAAATCAACTTCTGCTATTATTTACCGGTGGTCACTTGTTTGCAATGATAATTCGAATGTAAGGGATATTGCAGATAAAGTCATTGAAGCAACACTTAACTTGAATGTTGACTACAATAGTTGTACAACAGAAGGCTTCCCAAAGTTTAACCGTGTAAAAACTCACCTTATTGATGAAGAATCTGAACCAAATCATAAAGAATCATCTTATGTTTTTATAGTATGGTGTAGGGCATTTGAAAATGTGAATCCTAATGATTTGTGGAAATCTATTGGTTATTATAACGGAGATAATGGAAATAATCCTggttcaaaaaaatgttttaaacttaaCTGCGAGGAGGAAATATGTTCAATTCTAAAATATATGAACAACGATACTAGAGAACTGATTTTTTCGGAACCGGAACTAAATTTACCACTTAAAAACTATGTTTCAACAAAGAAAATTGTGTCTAAAAACTATGGAAAATCATCTTTTTATGTACGAACTGGATCATTTAAAAGTAATCCCGGTATAGATTGGTATGATGGACTTGCCGGATACTTACTTGAAGATGTGTATTCTGCTGATGGAACTAGACGATCACGACAATACCCTCCACTGAACAGTCTGAGTGGATGGTGGACAGAAAAAACGGATGGGCTTTTATATTATGAATCCAAAGGCCTTAAATCTAGTTTGCATCTTGCAGCATTTGGTTTAGACGGAACTCTGATTACAAAGAAATCCGGAAACGACTTCCCTATAGATGAAAACGACTGGGAGTTAAGGTTTCCTGAAATAACCGAAAGACTGTTCAAGAATCGAATCGAGGGTATCAACAATGTTATTATGAGTAACCAGAAAGGAATTGGGTTAGGTTTGCAAAATAAAGAAGAATGGATGACAAAAATAGAGAACATAATTTCTAAGATTGGAGTACCAATGTATGCTTTAGCTGCTACGAAAGATAACAAATACAGAAAACCGAATGTTGGAATGTGGGAATATTACAGATGTTCTTTAAACCAATTTAGTTCAATTGAAAAGTTCGATGCAGTATATGTTGGTGACGCAAATGGTCAAGAAGGAAACCCAGATTCAGACAAAATGTTTGCTCAGAATGTTGGCATCAAATTTAATAATCCAGAAGAATACTTTCGTCCTTCATATAAGAAATATCATGACGACCTTTAA
- the LOC143085392 gene encoding COMM domain-containing protein 8-like: MTDQNQRECLLFLGKLDSKQTKRVLHSIVDGICKLGRPIYQEYGEVFTLPEWWNLSDAYTGLVKQVVKEDTTKDQILEILSDLPDGHKQIVLDVIIVRRDDVRQSLKTETSSISDAVLTDFDWQVKLALSSDKIASVQEPITSLDLDVQSQQGQQVHSIELNREDLKKLITSLEGANKVVQQLKS, translated from the exons ATGACTGACCAAAATCAGAGGGAGTGTCTTTTGTTTTTAGGAAAACTTGACTCTAAGCAGACCAAACGT gTCCTTCACAGCATTGTTGATGGTATATGTAAACTTGGGCGACCAATCTATCAAGAGTATGGAGAAGTGTTTACACTTCCAGAGTGGTGGAATTTGTCCGATGCCTATACAGGACTTGTAAAACAGGTTGTTAAAGAAGATACTACAAAAGATCAG ATATTGGAGATACTTTCAGATTTACCTGATGGACATAAACAGATAGTGTTAGATGTGATAATTGTACGGAGAGATGATGTACGACAATCATTAAAAACAGAAACCAGTTCTATATCAGATGCAGTCCTCACTGACTTTGATTGGCAAGTTAAG TTGGCCTTATCAAGTGACAAGATAGCCTCTGTTCAAGAACCCATTACATCATTAGACTTAGATGTCCAAAGTCAACAAGGCCAGCAAGTACATTCCATAGAGTTAAACAGAGAAGATCTAAAAAAGTTAATCACAAGTTTAGAAGGTGCTAATAAG gttgtTCAGCAGTTAAAGAGCTGA